One genomic window of Gallaecimonas sp. GXIMD4217 includes the following:
- a CDS encoding pitrilysin family protein encodes MRQLSVIASALALAFAGGCANLNTDFSQAQQVMAQGQAKAQGQYREGQVWGQDYVLEELGNGLRVLVVKTAHPNVVSLQIPVQTGSRNEVEPGKTGFAHFFEHMMFKGTPNYPQAVYDDILKNAGVDNRAYTTDDYTNYHLNFSKEHLETVLRLEADRFQNLSYTESQFRTEALTVKGEYLKNYASPIRKLLSEARATAFDRHTYRHTTMGFFEDIENMPNQMDYAARFFKRWYGPQNTTLVLTGDLDPAQTLAWVKRYWGDWQGSDYRAEIPVEPAQQGARYSHLKVDGTPGAWLAVSFKGPAFGGSDKAAVDLIDALYFSNTSDFYQEVVVNRQLADQFFSYFPDNKDPGLMTLFAHVKDVAALAEVRDAIARTLVKARSEPVSAKRLAELKANLKYGQAAGLDSNTAIGGALARYVHFERDPEVVNALAEARDALTPVQIQAVANRYFVDDGRTTVTLSAGEAVPGFERELSMASLLARADRPVDNGRHIKVLDKRSGSPLIDINLLFNTGPAFEPEGKRGVAALTALMLSDAGTKELDYKALKEAYFPMAAGVSSQVDKEMVSLRGRVHQDNLEAYLPLLIAQITEPGFRDSDFERLKKQLINAIETDLKAGNDEELGKEVLYLDLYQDHPYGSLNLGDLSDLRALTLADVKTFYASQFSQANLTLGLAGSMGDAAKARLEQALSRLPVGQAQAAIPAAPELRGWHATLVEKDTQATAVSFGFPIDLKRGDQDWLALWLARSYLGQHRSSNALLYQRIRQERGMNYGDYAYIEYFPRGMYQTKPDANLGRSEQIFQVWLRPLRSNNDALFATRTALHELHKLIDEGMSEESFQATRNFLKNFVAQRTAGQGQSLGYALDSDFYRMDDFLDYVRRGLDGLTVADVNRVVREQLQLDDIRFAFVTPDGADLKARLAGNQPSPLSYNSAKPQALLDEDKIIAHYPLDFESIQVVPLKAVFQ; translated from the coding sequence ATGCGTCAACTTTCTGTCATCGCCTCGGCCCTGGCCCTGGCTTTCGCCGGCGGCTGCGCCAACCTCAACACCGATTTCAGCCAGGCCCAGCAGGTCATGGCCCAGGGCCAGGCCAAGGCCCAGGGGCAGTACCGGGAAGGGCAAGTCTGGGGCCAGGACTATGTGCTAGAGGAGCTGGGCAACGGCCTGCGGGTGCTGGTGGTCAAGACCGCCCACCCCAACGTGGTCAGCCTGCAGATCCCGGTGCAGACCGGCTCCCGCAACGAGGTGGAGCCCGGCAAGACCGGCTTCGCCCACTTCTTCGAGCACATGATGTTCAAGGGCACCCCCAACTATCCCCAGGCGGTCTACGACGACATCCTCAAGAACGCCGGGGTCGACAACAGGGCCTACACCACCGACGACTACACCAACTACCATTTGAATTTTTCCAAGGAACACCTGGAGACGGTGCTCAGGCTGGAGGCGGATCGCTTCCAGAACCTGAGCTACACCGAGAGCCAGTTCCGTACCGAGGCCCTGACCGTCAAGGGCGAGTACCTCAAGAACTACGCCAGCCCCATCCGCAAGCTGTTGTCCGAGGCCAGGGCCACCGCCTTCGACCGCCACACCTACAGGCACACCACCATGGGCTTTTTCGAAGACATCGAGAACATGCCCAATCAGATGGACTACGCGGCCCGGTTCTTCAAGCGCTGGTACGGTCCCCAGAACACCACCCTGGTGCTCACCGGCGACCTGGACCCGGCCCAGACCCTGGCCTGGGTCAAGCGTTACTGGGGCGACTGGCAGGGTAGCGACTACCGGGCCGAGATCCCCGTCGAGCCGGCCCAGCAGGGGGCCCGCTACAGCCACCTGAAGGTGGACGGCACCCCGGGCGCCTGGCTGGCGGTGTCCTTCAAGGGGCCGGCCTTCGGCGGCAGCGACAAGGCGGCGGTGGATCTCATCGACGCCCTCTACTTCTCCAATACCTCCGATTTCTACCAGGAGGTGGTGGTCAACCGCCAGCTGGCCGACCAGTTCTTCAGCTATTTCCCGGACAACAAGGATCCGGGGCTGATGACCCTGTTCGCCCACGTCAAGGACGTCGCCGCTCTGGCCGAGGTCCGTGACGCCATCGCCCGCACCCTGGTCAAGGCTAGGAGCGAGCCGGTTTCCGCAAAGCGCCTGGCCGAACTCAAGGCCAACCTCAAGTACGGCCAGGCCGCCGGCCTGGACTCCAACACCGCCATCGGCGGCGCATTGGCCCGCTATGTGCACTTCGAGCGCGATCCCGAGGTCGTCAACGCCCTGGCCGAGGCCCGTGACGCCCTGACTCCGGTCCAGATCCAGGCCGTCGCCAACCGCTACTTCGTCGATGACGGCCGCACCACCGTCACCCTGAGCGCAGGCGAGGCCGTGCCCGGCTTCGAGCGGGAGCTCAGCATGGCCAGCCTGCTGGCCCGGGCCGACCGGCCCGTGGACAACGGCAGGCACATCAAGGTGCTCGACAAGCGCAGCGGCTCGCCGCTCATCGACATCAACCTGCTGTTCAACACAGGCCCGGCCTTCGAACCCGAGGGCAAGCGCGGCGTGGCGGCCCTGACCGCCCTGATGCTGTCCGACGCCGGCACCAAGGAGCTGGACTACAAGGCCCTCAAGGAGGCCTACTTCCCCATGGCCGCCGGTGTTTCCAGCCAGGTGGACAAGGAGATGGTCTCCCTGCGTGGCCGAGTCCACCAGGACAACCTGGAGGCCTACCTGCCGCTGCTCATCGCTCAGATCACAGAGCCGGGCTTTCGGGACAGCGACTTCGAGCGCCTCAAGAAGCAGCTCATCAACGCCATAGAAACCGACCTCAAGGCCGGCAACGACGAGGAGCTGGGCAAGGAAGTGCTGTACCTGGACCTCTATCAGGACCACCCCTACGGCAGCCTCAACCTGGGCGACCTCAGCGACCTGCGCGCCCTGACCCTGGCCGACGTCAAGACCTTCTACGCCAGCCAGTTCAGCCAGGCCAACCTGACCCTGGGCCTGGCCGGCAGCATGGGCGACGCCGCCAAGGCCCGCCTGGAGCAGGCCCTGAGCCGGCTGCCGGTGGGCCAGGCCCAGGCCGCCATCCCGGCCGCACCCGAGCTCAGGGGCTGGCATGCCACCCTGGTGGAGAAGGACACCCAGGCCACGGCGGTGTCCTTCGGCTTCCCCATCGACCTCAAGCGCGGCGACCAAGACTGGCTGGCGCTGTGGCTGGCGCGCTCCTACCTGGGCCAGCACCGCAGTTCCAACGCCCTGCTGTACCAGCGCATCCGCCAGGAGCGGGGCATGAACTACGGTGACTACGCCTACATCGAGTACTTCCCCCGCGGCATGTACCAGACCAAGCCGGACGCCAACCTGGGCCGCTCCGAGCAGATTTTCCAGGTCTGGCTCAGGCCGCTGCGCTCCAACAACGACGCCCTGTTCGCCACCCGCACCGCCCTCCACGAGCTGCACAAGCTGATCGACGAGGGCATGAGCGAAGAGAGCTTCCAGGCCACCCGCAACTTCCTGAAGAACTTCGTGGCCCAGCGCACCGCCGGCCAGGGCCAGAGCCTGGGTTATGCCCTGGACAGCGACTTCTACCGGATGGACGACTTCCTGGACTATGTGCGCCGGGGCCTGGACGGTCTGACCGTGGCCGACGTCAACCGGGTGGTGCGCGAGCAGCTGCAGCTGGATGACATCCGCTTCGCCTTCGTGACCCCGGACGGCGCCGACCTCAAGGCCCGCCTGGCCGGCAACCAGCCCTCGCCCCTGAGCTACAACAGTGCCAAGCCCCAGGCGCTGCTGGACGAGGACAAGATCATCGCCCACTACCCCCTGGACTTCGAGTCCATCCAGGTGGTGCCCCTCAAGGCGGTGTTCCAGTAA
- a CDS encoding fibronectin type III domain-containing protein, which produces MMRAILALAALLAVAMPAWAERPLFGHSTAALPEQAGALRARAVGIDLQALGRDRLQLNLFADRRLFAVQTGRRDLGERGQIWLGRLQGEPDSNVVLARVGDALSGTVRLGDELYQIRPLPGGGHLIRQVPGSDPLPEFEPVAPPDLGGQGDDWQPPLALEGSTIADVMVVYTPAARAAVGGSNAMASLIQLAIAETNQAYGNSLIDAQLNLVHSAELAYTEAAEGMGTDLDRLTGTSDGYLDEVHGMRDAYGADLVSLFVERSDYCGIAWLMTSVSSSFASHGFSVVEHGCATGYYSFGHELGHNMGSHHGREDTSGSGAFPYSYGFKQTAGSSSDFFRTIMAYNCSGGCTRRQFFSNPNVSYNGYATGIDHELDPGNSADNARSINNSIGTVSAWRDAVAGSPPAAPGALAALASSSTTMALSWQDLSDNESGFELERSEDGTSWQQVASTAANVTSVEDGGLSPDTGYSYRLRAFNGAGYSGYSNVATANTQPLPTSFNQYVQSEQTARGSLSGSLADLAESDGLEEILTETHSGGRPSGRTSLAEHAWQFSLAQGALHSLVLDARVLPSPEQEAFVFELSLDGSSYGPLLTLAPGAGGRYELPLLSDYAGPLWIRVRDADRSQGNTAYDGVALDQLLVISQNLAGEPPQAPGALTAQAQGSASIALAWQRAAPDDGIHIERSDAGGPWQRIASVDADGYLDSGLQPATFYNYRVQAYNGSGASAYGNEAGASTEAAAISLSADSSKSKGKRTVQLSWTGTGVAVDVLRNGSLIATTADSSYVDAGIKGGGVLQYQVCESGSSVCSNTVSVE; this is translated from the coding sequence ATGATGAGGGCAATTCTGGCGCTGGCGGCGCTGCTGGCGGTCGCCATGCCGGCCTGGGCCGAGCGGCCCCTGTTCGGCCACAGCACGGCAGCGCTGCCGGAGCAGGCCGGGGCATTGCGGGCCAGGGCGGTTGGCATTGATCTCCAGGCCCTGGGCCGGGATCGCCTGCAACTGAATCTCTTTGCCGACCGGCGGCTCTTTGCGGTGCAGACCGGGCGCCGCGACCTGGGCGAGCGGGGCCAGATCTGGCTGGGACGCCTGCAGGGCGAGCCCGACTCCAACGTGGTGCTGGCCCGGGTCGGTGACGCCCTGAGCGGCACGGTCAGGCTGGGCGACGAGCTCTACCAGATCCGGCCCCTGCCCGGGGGCGGCCATCTGATCCGCCAGGTCCCGGGCAGTGATCCCCTGCCGGAGTTCGAGCCGGTGGCGCCGCCGGATCTGGGCGGCCAGGGGGATGACTGGCAGCCGCCCCTGGCCCTGGAGGGCAGCACCATCGCCGATGTGATGGTGGTCTACACCCCCGCCGCCCGGGCCGCGGTGGGCGGCAGCAACGCCATGGCGTCGCTGATCCAGCTGGCCATCGCCGAGACCAACCAGGCCTACGGCAACAGCCTGATCGACGCCCAGCTCAACCTGGTGCACAGCGCCGAGCTGGCCTATACGGAGGCGGCTGAGGGCATGGGGACGGACCTGGACAGGCTCACCGGCACCAGCGACGGCTACCTGGACGAGGTGCACGGCATGCGCGATGCCTATGGCGCCGATCTGGTCAGCCTCTTCGTCGAGCGCAGCGACTACTGTGGCATCGCCTGGCTGATGACCAGCGTCAGCAGCAGCTTTGCCAGCCATGGCTTCAGCGTGGTGGAGCATGGCTGCGCCACTGGTTACTACAGTTTTGGCCATGAACTGGGCCACAACATGGGCTCTCATCATGGCCGTGAAGACACCAGCGGCAGCGGCGCCTTTCCCTACAGTTACGGCTTCAAGCAGACCGCGGGCAGCAGCAGCGATTTCTTCCGCACCATCATGGCCTACAACTGCAGCGGCGGCTGCACCAGGCGGCAGTTCTTCTCCAATCCCAACGTCAGCTACAACGGCTATGCCACCGGCATCGACCATGAGCTGGATCCCGGCAACAGCGCCGACAACGCCAGATCCATCAACAACAGCATCGGCACCGTCAGCGCCTGGCGGGACGCCGTGGCTGGCTCGCCGCCGGCCGCCCCAGGTGCCCTGGCGGCCCTGGCCAGCTCCAGCACCACCATGGCCCTGAGCTGGCAGGACCTGTCCGACAACGAAAGCGGCTTCGAGCTGGAGCGCAGCGAGGACGGCACCAGCTGGCAACAGGTGGCCAGCACCGCAGCCAACGTGACCAGCGTCGAAGACGGCGGCCTGAGCCCGGATACCGGCTACAGCTACCGGTTGCGGGCCTTCAACGGCGCCGGCTATTCCGGCTACAGCAACGTCGCCACCGCCAACACCCAGCCCCTGCCCACCAGCTTCAACCAGTACGTGCAGTCTGAGCAGACCGCCAGGGGCAGCCTCAGCGGCAGCCTGGCCGATCTGGCCGAGAGCGACGGCCTGGAAGAGATCCTCACCGAGACCCATTCCGGCGGCCGGCCCAGCGGCAGGACCAGCCTGGCGGAGCACGCCTGGCAGTTCAGCCTGGCCCAGGGCGCCCTGCACAGCCTGGTGCTGGACGCCAGGGTGCTGCCGTCGCCGGAGCAGGAGGCCTTCGTGTTCGAGCTGTCCCTGGACGGCAGCAGCTACGGGCCGCTGCTGACCCTGGCCCCGGGGGCTGGCGGCCGTTACGAGTTGCCGCTGCTGTCGGACTATGCCGGGCCGCTGTGGATCCGGGTACGGGATGCCGATCGCAGCCAGGGCAACACCGCCTACGACGGCGTGGCCCTGGATCAGCTGCTGGTGATCAGCCAGAACCTGGCCGGCGAGCCGCCGCAGGCGCCCGGCGCCTTGACCGCCCAGGCCCAGGGCAGCGCCAGCATCGCCCTGGCCTGGCAGCGGGCCGCGCCGGATGACGGCATCCATATCGAGCGCAGCGACGCCGGCGGCCCCTGGCAGCGCATCGCCAGCGTCGATGCCGACGGCTATCTCGATAGCGGCCTGCAGCCGGCCACCTTCTACAACTACCGGGTGCAGGCCTACAACGGCAGTGGCGCCTCGGCCTACGGCAACGAGGCCGGCGCCAGCACCGAGGCGGCGGCCATCAGCCTCAGTGCCGACAGCAGCAAGAGCAAGGGCAAGCGTACCGTGCAGCTCAGTTGGACCGGCACCGGCGTGGCGGTGGACGTGCTGCGTAACGGCAGCCTGATCGCCACCACGGCAGACAGCAGCTATGTCGATGCCGGCATCAAGGGGGGCGGCGTGCTGCAGTATCAGGTCTGCGAAAGCGGTAGCAGCGTCTGCTCCAATACGGTCAGCGTGGAATGA
- a CDS encoding YfhL family 4Fe-4S dicluster ferredoxin, whose amino-acid sequence MALKILEDCINCDMCEPECPNGAITMGAAVYEIDPERCTECHGHYDEPQCVSVCPIDCIEPDPARVESEDELLARFERLTH is encoded by the coding sequence ATGGCACTGAAGATCCTGGAAGACTGCATCAACTGCGACATGTGCGAACCGGAATGCCCCAACGGCGCCATCACCATGGGCGCCGCCGTCTATGAAATCGATCCCGAACGCTGCACCGAATGCCACGGCCACTACGACGAGCCCCAGTGCGTCTCGGTCTGCCCCATCGACTGCATAGAGCCGGATCCGGCCCGGGTGGAATCCGAGGACGAGCTGCTGGCCAGGTTCGAGCGGCTGACCCACTGA
- the yegQ gene encoding tRNA 5-hydroxyuridine modification protein YegQ has protein sequence MRKPELLSPAGTLKNMDYAFAYGADAVYAGQPRYSLRVRNNEFNLERLGQGIGRAHELGRKLYVVSNIQPHNAKVRTFLNDMAPVMELQPDALIMSDPGLIMLVRRHFPDMAIHLSVQANAINYASVQFWADQGIERVILSRELSLDEIEEIRQRCPDTELEVFVHGALCMAHSGRCLLSGYMNRRDPNQGTCTNACRWQYQAREAVEDETGDLVQKPTDRLFLLEENSRPGEAMAAEEDEHGTYIMNSKDLRAVQHVERLSRMGVHSLKIEGRTKSFYYCARTAQIYRKAIDDAAAGRPFDIGLMSQLENLANRGYTEGFLRRHVHDQYQNYLQGSSFSDRQQFVGEVLGRCEQTGMALVDVKNRFELGDGLELMTPGGNLHFRLEQLENRRHEQIDVAPGNGHQVYVPVPAGLDLDHALLMRNLHNGDHALAKPV, from the coding sequence ATGAGAAAGCCCGAACTGCTGTCCCCGGCCGGGACCCTGAAAAACATGGACTATGCCTTCGCCTATGGCGCCGACGCCGTCTATGCCGGTCAGCCCCGCTATTCGCTGCGGGTGCGTAACAACGAGTTCAATCTGGAGCGCCTGGGCCAGGGCATCGGCCGCGCCCATGAGCTGGGCAGGAAACTGTACGTGGTCAGCAACATCCAGCCCCACAACGCCAAGGTCCGCACCTTTTTGAACGACATGGCGCCGGTCATGGAGCTGCAGCCTGACGCGCTGATCATGTCCGATCCGGGCCTGATCATGCTGGTACGCAGGCACTTCCCGGATATGGCCATCCACCTGTCGGTGCAGGCCAATGCCATCAACTATGCCAGCGTGCAGTTCTGGGCCGACCAGGGCATAGAACGGGTGATCCTGTCCCGGGAGCTGTCCCTGGACGAGATCGAGGAGATCCGCCAGCGGTGCCCGGACACCGAGCTGGAGGTGTTCGTGCACGGCGCCCTGTGCATGGCCCACTCCGGCCGCTGCCTGCTGTCCGGCTACATGAACAGGCGCGACCCCAACCAGGGCACCTGCACCAACGCCTGCCGCTGGCAGTACCAGGCCAGGGAGGCGGTGGAGGACGAAACCGGCGACCTGGTGCAAAAGCCCACCGACAGGCTGTTCCTGCTGGAGGAAAACAGCAGGCCAGGGGAAGCCATGGCCGCCGAGGAAGACGAGCACGGCACCTACATCATGAACTCCAAGGATCTGCGCGCCGTGCAGCACGTGGAAAGGCTCAGCCGCATGGGCGTGCACAGCCTGAAGATCGAGGGCCGCACCAAGAGCTTCTACTACTGCGCCCGCACCGCCCAGATCTACCGCAAGGCCATAGACGACGCCGCCGCCGGCCGCCCCTTCGACATCGGCCTGATGAGTCAGCTGGAAAACCTGGCCAACCGCGGCTACACGGAAGGCTTCCTGCGCCGCCATGTCCACGACCAGTACCAGAACTACCTCCAGGGCAGCTCCTTCAGCGACCGCCAGCAGTTCGTCGGCGAGGTGCTGGGCCGCTGTGAGCAGACCGGCATGGCCCTGGTGGACGTGAAGAACCGCTTCGAACTGGGCGACGGCCTGGAGCTGATGACCCCGGGCGGCAACCTGCACTTTCGACTCGAGCAGCTGGAGAACCGCCGCCATGAGCAGATCGACGTGGCTCCCGGCAACGGCCACCAGGTCTATGTGCCGGTGCCGGCCGGCCTTGACCTGGATCACGCCCTGCTGATGCGCAACCTGCACAATGGTGACCATGCGCTGGCCAAGCCGGTCTGA
- a CDS encoding HDOD domain-containing protein — protein MANENALLVSLIDKIKKDALVLPTLPEVALRIRSATDKDDVSMTELADIIRQDPALAARIIKVANSVLYRRAVAVDSIQGALARIGMQQIRSLVTAAAMQQLFICNHPIIEDVMVSVWEQSVEVSSATCLLLQNYLARGGANPAELTVDGAQLAGLVHNIGTLPILAEAEQMPDAVSSPYLLKKVLERLQQPLGLNIIKNWRFGEEFQEVIKHWADPDYDPSQPNYADFVRLGALASGHLISRGVDTDALAENYVARGILPSADYFEQDEFAQAYQDLKDSFDL, from the coding sequence ATGGCTAACGAAAACGCACTGCTTGTATCCCTGATCGACAAGATCAAGAAGGACGCCCTGGTCCTGCCGACCCTGCCGGAAGTTGCCCTGCGCATTCGCAGCGCCACCGACAAGGACGATGTCTCCATGACCGAGCTGGCGGACATCATCCGCCAGGATCCGGCCCTGGCCGCCCGCATCATCAAGGTGGCCAACTCGGTACTCTATCGCCGTGCCGTCGCCGTCGACTCCATCCAGGGGGCCCTGGCCCGCATCGGCATGCAGCAGATCCGTTCACTGGTCACCGCCGCCGCCATGCAGCAGCTGTTCATCTGCAACCACCCCATCATCGAGGACGTCATGGTGTCGGTGTGGGAGCAGAGCGTGGAGGTCTCCTCCGCCACCTGCCTGCTGCTGCAGAACTACCTGGCCAGGGGCGGTGCCAACCCCGCCGAGCTGACCGTAGACGGTGCCCAGCTGGCCGGCCTGGTGCACAATATCGGTACCCTGCCGATCCTGGCCGAGGCCGAGCAGATGCCGGATGCCGTTTCCAGCCCCTACCTGCTCAAGAAGGTGCTGGAACGCCTGCAGCAGCCCCTGGGCCTGAACATCATCAAGAACTGGCGTTTCGGCGAGGAATTCCAGGAGGTGATCAAGCATTGGGCCGATCCCGACTATGATCCCTCCCAGCCCAACTACGCCGACTTCGTGCGCCTGGGCGCCCTGGCCAGCGGCCACCTGATCAGCCGCGGCGTCGATACCGATGCCCTGGCCGAGAACTACGTGGCCAGGGGCATACTGCCCAGCGCGGATTACTTCGAACAGGACGAGTTCGCCCAGGCCTACCAGGACCTCAAGGACAGCTTCGATCTGTGA